The DNA window AATAGAGGGTGTGCTTTATTAAAAGGGATCGTTTTTTTGGCGTTAGACCGGAGTGAATAATAGTACGCATAAAATCCGTTTCTTTTAATAAAATAGACCTGGAAAGCCGGTGAGTCCCCACCGGCTTGAATCGATAAAACTAATCGATTATGTGATTATTTGTAAGCCAGGACGTAGTTTGCCTGAGCGTAAACATCGCCCTCGGTAGCATTTTTACCCAAAGATTCCATGCGAGCGTGGAAGTCCAGGTTCTGAGTTGGGTTGTTGACGTCGGTAAATGTTACCGGCAGTGCTACGCCCAGGTCGAAGGTGTTATAGCCAGCGTCCAGAATACGTACGCCAACGCCAGTCGCGCCACCGTAGTTGTTTTCTTTAGTGTTAGCCATCAGGCTGGTGTCAGTAGTATCTACGTTAGCAGAAGTGAAGGTCACATTGACTTTATCAATAGTGGTTTTTACACCCTCAGTATCAGTGCTGGTCAGAACGCAGTCCTGCAGTTTAATAGTGAAGTCTGCAGACTGAGAATACTGGCCACCGTTCAGCACGGTATCAGCAACCTGACCCAGATCTACGTCAATCTGAGAGCTTTCCGGTGCAACAGAGCAAGGTGCAGTAATTACAGTACCAGAGAAAGTGACAATACCGTGGCCCTGATCGTCAGCGCTTGCATTAAAAACAGTAGCAGAAAAAAGAGCAGTAGTGACAACAGCAAGCAGCGTTTTTTTAAACATGGAATATAATCCTTTATAAAGAACTCATTTAGAACGGATATAAATAACTTTCTGGAGTTAAATATTAAAGTTTCATGAAAGCAATATTAACTCACGACGCAGAAATTATCACGTAACCATCTGTTACACTTGTTACTTATAGTTAATTAAATTGTAAGGCGTGCTTAAAAAATTCTCTAAAATGTATGTATTTTAAGATTTTCCTTGTTTTTATAATGATTTTTTGTGTAAGTTATCGAAAAATAATCCATTTCGTGAATTTTATGATCTTTTTTTGACCGTGGGAGCTATCCTGTTTTAATATTAAAAAATAAGTGGAAATATTATTAAATAATATATATAAATAAGTTCAATTTCCTTAGGGTTAAACAGGATATTGTTTTTTTATTTATCATTTACCATGAATTCACATGGTGAATTGACAAGCGAAATATAATACCCCAGATATTTGGAGCATTAATTTAGCCAATCCCCATTGTTTGCAGTATAACCAGACTTAATCCCATCACTGACATTCCGCACAATACCCCATAACTGGGATTGCTCTGAGGATCTATCTCTTTTGCCAGCGGCATGAGTTCATCAACCGAGAGCGCGATCATTATCCCGGCGACAGCGGCCATAATTGCCCCCATTACTACCGGAGATACCAGACTGCCGAGGATAAGCCAGGCCAGCAGGCCACCGAGGATTTCCGCCATACCGGAAATGCCAGCCCAGAACACGGCTTTACTTCTGGAACCGGTGGCGGCGTATACCGGACCGGCGACCGCCAGTCCTTCAGGAATATTGTGTAGCGCGACTGCTAATGCGACCCCCATACCTAACTCAAGGTTATTGCTGGCCGTCACGAAGGTGGCGATTCCCTCCGGAAAGTTATGCAGGCTGATGCCTAACGTCAGGAGCATTGCCGTACGCCGCAAATTACGCGGGCGCGAGATGCCTGGGATCATCAGGTCCTGCGGGTGGGCGTGCGGTAGCAGGCGGTCAAGAGCAAAGTAGCCCAGCAGGCCGATAATAAACATACCGTAGCCAAGCAATGGTGACATGCCTTCGGTTCTCAGCGCGGCGGGCAACATCTCCATTAGCGAGATCAGCAGCATAATCCCGGCAGCGAAACCCAGGGAAAATCCCAATAAGCGATTGGACGGCTTCTGCCCGATAACGCCGAAAATGGCACCGATAAAGGTGGCACTACCTGCTAACAGGGTCAATATAACTGGTGATGACATTATTCATCTCCT is part of the Klebsiella huaxiensis genome and encodes:
- a CDS encoding fimbrial-like protein; its protein translation is MFKKTLLAVVTTALFSATVFNASADDQGHGIVTFSGTVITAPCSVAPESSQIDVDLGQVADTVLNGGQYSQSADFTIKLQDCVLTSTDTEGVKTTIDKVNVTFTSANVDTTDTSLMANTKENNYGGATGVGVRILDAGYNTFDLGVALPVTFTDVNNPTQNLDFHARMESLGKNATEGDVYAQANYVLAYK
- the zupT gene encoding zinc transporter ZupT is translated as MSSPVILTLLAGSATFIGAIFGVIGQKPSNRLLGFSLGFAAGIMLLISLMEMLPAALRTEGMSPLLGYGMFIIGLLGYFALDRLLPHAHPQDLMIPGISRPRNLRRTAMLLTLGISLHNFPEGIATFVTASNNLELGMGVALAVALHNIPEGLAVAGPVYAATGSRSKAVFWAGISGMAEILGGLLAWLILGSLVSPVVMGAIMAAVAGIMIALSVDELMPLAKEIDPQSNPSYGVLCGMSVMGLSLVILQTMGIG